The DNA segment GGATCGTCATATCTTCAGTTATTTTTTCTTTTACCATAGTATATCTCCTAGCATTTCGTAGGGAGGTGTATTCGGCACCATAATATAATATTTATGATGCTAGGATATCTTCTGCATACTTCCTTACAGCAGGGTTAGCGATAGCAAAGATTTTTAGATATTTGCCTTTGCATAGTCTTTTCCTCTATCCAATATGCTTAAATAACAAATGGTTTATTACCGATACCCAATCTATATAAAGATAAAGGAAGAAAGAGCCTATGACAACAGCATTTGATGTTCCTGCTCATGAGCTGATCAAAGCTTTGACTAAAAAACTTCAGAACGAAAAAGCGATTACACCACCACCGTGGACGGCCTTTGTTAAAACCGGTGTTCATAAAGAAAATCCTCCGGAGAATCGAGACTGGTGGCATGTTCGATGTGCTTCGATTCTTAGAAAGATCTATATCAGCAATGGCATCGGTATCGAACGTCTGAGAAGTGAATACGGCGGTTATCGAGATCGGGGATCAAAACCAAATCGAGCCCGATCAGGAAGTGGATCAGTAATTAGACATGCGATTCAGCAACTCGAACAAGCTGGCTATGTTACTAAAGTTCGTGGAAAAGGAAGGATTCTTACACCAAAAGGTGTATCCTTTTTAGATCATACTGCATTTGAGGTTAAACAAACACTGCTTGAAAGTCATCCTGAGTTAAAAAAATATTAAAACTCCTG comes from the Candidatus Thermoplasmatota archaeon genome and includes:
- a CDS encoding 30S ribosomal protein S19e; translated protein: MTTAFDVPAHELIKALTKKLQNEKAITPPPWTAFVKTGVHKENPPENRDWWHVRCASILRKIYISNGIGIERLRSEYGGYRDRGSKPNRARSGSGSVIRHAIQQLEQAGYVTKVRGKGRILTPKGVSFLDHTAFEVKQTLLESHPELKKY